A stretch of the Schistocerca serialis cubense isolate TAMUIC-IGC-003099 chromosome 2, iqSchSeri2.2, whole genome shotgun sequence genome encodes the following:
- the LOC126456253 gene encoding ankyrin-1-like, giving the protein MEASEGQLTAADVKGWSPLRFAEETGAWTWVERFLQGGIPLKHLESTRRMLKSVDSAADIIRTACAASLLQLLQFVLSVDSSLANVKLDTEGTTPLHVAAAHQRLAVVRVLLDAGADVESKTNRGRSALHTAAAVGAEKVVHILLESGARMWELDREGKSAVQLAKEGGHLGLCRVMEIRGGNVQLGLWRMVIAGSAGDVEAVRNLLPLLPPKEPGEWTDLHWAMIRGNPNLVRTFLAAGMDPNVSDSHGNTPLHVAAARRPPAVSAALIDAGADIDAADSTGSTALHYAVRTGNVDTVRLLLKSGARHDVRDSDGKTPLHHAVSRGSLEAVNSLLEAGVHRDNKDAREETPYDLARRFGYTDILRMLRLTPCAGTPMPATSHSCSDTATCCQYCASHYD; this is encoded by the coding sequence ATGGAGGCTTCAGAGGGTCAGCTGACTGCAGCTGATGTAAAAGGTTGGTCACCACTGCGCTTCGCTGAAGAAACAGGAGCTTGGACGTGGGTCGAGAGATTTCTCCAAGGTGGTATTCCACTGAAACATTTGGAATCAACGAGAAGGATGCTGAAAAGCGTCGACTCTGCAGCAGATATAATTAGGACAGCATGTGCTGCTAGCTTGTTACAGCTCCTACAGTTTGTCCTCTCTGTCGATTCGTCTTTGGCTAACGTCAAACTGGATACTGAGGGGACGACTCCTTTACACGTGGCTGCAGCCCACCAACGCCTTGCAGTAGTGCGTGTGCTTTTGGACGCGGGAGCAGATGTCGAGTCTAAGACTAACCGGGGTCGCTCAGCACTGCACACCGCGGCAGCTGTGGGTGCCGAGAAAGTCGTGCACATCCTGCTGGAATCTGGGGCGCGGATGTGGGAGCTCGACCGGGAAGGTAAGAGTGCTGTGCAGCTGGCAAAGGAGGGAGGTCACTTGGGCCTCTGCAGGGTGATGGAAATCCGTGGCGGCAATGTGCAACTCGGTCTGTGGCGGATGGTAATAGCAGGGTCGGCAGGTGACGTGGAGGCTGTGCGGAACTTACTGCCATTACTTCCTCCAAAGGAACCTGGGGAATGGACAGACCTTCACTGGGCAATGATAAGGGGCAATCCAAATCTGGTGCGCACGTTCCTCGCTGCGGGGATGGACCCGAACGTGAGCGACAGCCACGGCAACACGCCACTGCACGTAGCAGCCGCCAGGCGTCCACCGGCTGTCAGTGCCGCCCTCATCGATGCCGGCGCAGACATCGACGCCGCAGATTCCACTGGCTCCACGGCGCTGCACTACGCGGTGCGCACCGGAAATGTGGATACCGTTCGGCTGCTGCTGAAGTCCGGGGCTCGCCACGACGTGCGCGACAGCGACGGGAAGACGCCGCTGCACCACGCCGTCTCCAGGGGGTCGCTGGAGGCAGTGAACTCGTTGTTGGAGGCTGGAGTTCACAGGGACAATAAGGACGCGCGCGAGGAGACGCCCTACGACCTCGCACGGAGGTTTGGCTACACTGACATACTGCGAATGTTGCGGCTCACGCCGTGTGCGGGAACTCCAATGCCAGCGACGAGTCACAGCTGCTCGGACACAGCGACGTGCTGCCAGTACTGCGCCTCACATTACGACTGA